The genomic stretch TGCTGGTGCCCCCGCCGCCGGTGACGTAGCTGCCGCTGACAAACGGAATGGTCTGACCGACAAAAATGCTCGCGGCTTCGTTGTCCAGGGTCAGCAGGTTCGGCGTCGACAGCACGTTGGTGCCGCCCTTGCTCTTCAGCGCCCGGGCCAGCACTTTCAGGTCGAGAATCTTGCCGATGCCGGGGATGTCAACGGTGCCGTTGACGTAGCCGAGGTTGAGCCCTTTGGGCAGCACATCAACACTGGTTTTGCCATTGACGTTGATCCCTGAGCCGCCAAGGTTGGCGCCGCCGATCACGCCATTGCCGGCCAGATTGCCGGTCTGCCATTGCACGCCGAATTCGCTGGCATCGTCCTCGCCGACTTCGACGATCAGGCTTTCGATCACCACTTGCGCGCGGCGCTGGTCGAGCAGGTCAATGACTTCACGCAGGTTGCGGTACAGCGGTTCCGGCGCGGAAATCAGCAAGGTGTTGGTGGTCGCGTCCGCCTGAATGGTCACGCCGCCAGCGCTGAAGGCAACGTTCTGCTCGCTGCTCTGCGCATTGCCGCTGCCACTGGTGGCGCTGCTGCCCTGGGCGTAGCTGCCGCCGGTGCTGCCGCTGTTAGTGGTCGAGGTGCTGCCGTTGGTTTGCGTGCCGCTCTGGCCGTTCTGCCCACCGCTCGAGTTGGTGGAACTGCCCATGGCGCTGAGCACCGAACGCGCACTGTCGCTGGTGCCGCTGTCGCTCTCGCCGGTCAACAAACCGCGCAGTGCCTGGGCCAGTTTGCCGGCCTGGGCGTTGCGCAGATACACCACGTGCAGATTGCTCGGGTTGCTCTGGGCGTTGTCGAGTTTGTAGATCAGGTTGCGCGCCAGCTCCGTGCGCTCGGGGCTGCCGGCGCGGATGATGATGGTGTTCGAGCGCGGGTCGCCGATCACCGCGATTTTCTGCGTTGGATCATTGCCCGGCGCGTCGAGCAGGTCGGCGACCATCGGCGCGATGTCGGCGGCGATGCCGTTCTGGATCTGCACCACGTCGGTGTCGATGGCGGTCGGGGTGTCGATGGTCTGGATCAACTGGGCGACCCGCGTCAGGTTCTCGGCGTAATCGGTGACGACGATAGTGTTGTTGCCCGGATAGGCGTTGATCGGGTTGTTCGGCGAGACGATCGGGCGCAGCACCGGGATCAGGTTCACCGCGTTCTCGTATTGCAGGCGGAACGTGCGGGTGAGCATGCCGTTGCCGGCCGGTTTGTCGGCGCTGTAGATCGGCCCGCCGAGCAACTTGGCGTCGGCCTCCGGCACCACCTGCGCCACACCGCCGACATCCACCACGCTGAAACCCTGCATGCGCAGCGCCGCCAGCAACATGTCGTAGGCCTGATGCGCCGGCACCTGGCCTTCGGAGACCAGCGTCAGGTTGCCCTTGACCCGAGGGTCGACCAGAAACTGTTGACCGGTGGAACGCGACAACGCCCGCACCACCGCTTGAATATCCGCGTCGACAAAATTCAGCGTCACCGGTTGATCGCCCAACGGGTTGGCCGGCAACGTCGTGCCGCGCGCCGAACCACCGCTGCGAGCGCGTTCGGTGATGTTGTGCAACTGCTTCGGCGCCGGTCTGACCTGAGCCTGCGCGCGCTCGCGGTCAAGCACCGCGTCGCCACTGCGCTGGGTGTTGGCCAGCGGCCGGCCGAGTTCGCTGTCCACCAGCAGCGGCGGTTGATTCGGTGGCGTGGTGTTGCTGCACGCGCTCAATGCCATCAACAGCATCGGCAACGCCATGCGTTTGGATCCTGACCCCTTCATGAAGCTTCCTTAGCGCCCAGCGCCTGATCCATGCGTACGGTGCCCGACAGAGTGCCGGCCGTGTCATCGGTCGCGGCGTCGTCTGCGCGTTGCAGACGGGCCTCGACCACTTGCAGTGAAAAATTCCGGGGTTGGCTCAGCAGCCAGTCGAGCACGGCGTCGGCCGGTGCCGCATCGAAGGTCAACTGCCAGCCGGCGGACGCGGCCGCCAATTGGTAATGGCCGCCCAGTCCGCTGGCCTGCAAGGTCTGTTGCAGCGACTGCTCCAGGTTTTGCCCGTCGGGGCGCACGCTGACGTCGCGCAACAGCACTTCCAGCGCTTCGGCCTGGGCGCGCAGTTTTGGCGTTTCGACTTGCGAGGCGGCGATCTTCTTCAGCGGCGGCTGAACCAACGCCACCCATACAAACAGCCCCAGCAACAGCGCCGCCATGCCGCCGACCATGCGTTTTTCCCGCAACGCCAACGGCTGCCAACGGGCCTGCAACTGAGCATTGAAGCGCTGCCAACCGGCGCGGTATTTCGCAAGCGAGGGGCTATTCATCTTCGGCTCCGCTGCTGTCATCGTTGTCGGTGGCGGCGGTCGCCTCGCCGGCCGGGCGCAAGACCCAGCCGTCGTCATTCGGGCTGATGCTGATGCCGGCCTGGGCCAGCGTGCCTTGCCAGTCCTTGTCGTTGCCCGAACGCCGGGCCTCGGGCAGCAGACTCAATTGCAACGCACCGTCGACGAATTCCAGACGCTGCACCGTGCCCGCCATGGACGGCATGCCACTGCCGGCCTGCGACACCAGTCGCGTGAAATCCTGCCCCGGCGCATCCACCGCGCCTTGCTGGCGCGCCGCGATTTGCTGACGGGCCTGTTGCAGCGGGTTGAGGATCACCGGCAACTCGGGGAACGCCTGCTTCACCCGCTGCGCCATTTGCGCCTTGAGCTGCTGGCCCTGCCCGGCCTCGCGAGCGGCGTACAGGTTCAAACCGATCACCCACACCGCCAGCGCCAGCGCACAACAACCGAGCGCTCTGCCCCAGCCGCGATGCTCGGTGCCCGGTTGCTGGAGGCCGCCGTGCAGGCCCCAGTTCGGCAACGGGCCGGCGTTGCGCTGCGTGTCGGCCAATGTCGATTGCACCGCTTCGGGTGCACCGTCACCGATCCAGTGCGCCGGCAGACCGGTTTCCAGCAGCCACGCTTCGTCGATCATCGGCTGCACCTGCGCCGCGTTCGAGCCGTGGCGCAGCAACAGATGCTCGTCGTGCAGACAGCCGACGCCGCCGGCCATCACCGGCAAGCTGTAGGCCGCCGGGTACAGGCCTTTGAGGTTCAAGCCGAATTGCCCGAGGTGCTGCAAATCCTTGCGTGAGACCCAGGCAATCTGCACCTGGCCACTTTCATTGCGAGCACTGTGGGCGATGTGCATCTCGGCGCTGTCGCCGAGCATCAAGGCCTGCGCTGCGCATTGCACAGCCGCAGCGGTTTTGTTCGCAGGCAGCGGCGGCAGATCAATGCTCGCCAACAGGCTGTCCGACGGGTGCAGAAAGCACACCAGCGGTTGCTTCGGCAGCGCGCCGAGCCGCACGCGTTCCTGGCGAACGACCTGCCCCTGTCGATCCAGCCAAGCACAATCCAATTCACTGTCGAGACTCAGTTCCGCCAGCGGCGGCAAACTCACGCGCAACTGGCTCATACGCCCACCCGCGACCAGATCACTTGCGGCAAGCGGTCTTCACTGCGATGCAGTAACGCATCGAGGCTGACCCGCCGCTGATCGCGCCGCGCCTGCCCGCGCAGCCGAAACCAGTCGCTGGTGATGCCGACCTTGACGCTGGTGATCTCCAATTGCGGCAGTCGCAGGCGATTGACGAAATCCCCGCGATTGATGAACCAGCGCCCGGCATCACGCTCATTGATCAACGCCTGCGCCCGCTCCAGCGACAGCCCCGGCACATAAGCCGCCAGCACTGGCGCCGTGGCGGTGTTGCCGTTGAGCCAGGTGGTCGCCGGAATCACCGTCAGGTACGGCGCGAGTTTCGCCAACACCGCATCGTTGACCCCGTCGACACTGCGCAGATCGTCAAGCGTGCGCAGCATCGGCAAGGTCGGCGATTGCGGTTGGCGCGAAGCGGACGGCGACGTGGCGCGCCCGCTGTCGAAAGTGTTTTTCGCCACAGGCTTGTCCACCACTTGGGCATTCAACAGGTGCGGATAAGAGCCGATCACCCGCTGACTGATGCGCCGGCTCAAGCCGCTGCTGACACCGATCAACTCGCACAAGCGCTCGAACGCCTGCACCTGCGCGTCATCGATCCGCTCGTTGGCCACCAGATTGCGCAGGTTGAACTTGCCCTGCTCGTCCTCCAGCCGCCCTTCGAAACCCTGGGTGTTCAACCGCTGCGCCCAGGGTTGATCGAGTCGGGTCAGCGGATCACGCTGCCGCGCGTCCCACAACAATTGCCGGCTGATCTCCAGCCCGCCGTGCAACACCCAACGGCCCTGCACACGCAGTTGCTCGGCTTCCAGCGCCCGGGTCGAAACGCTCTGGCGGGTCAGCATGCCGGCAGCGATCACCGCGACCACCGCCGCAATCAGCAGCGCACTGATGATCGCCATCCCCTGCTGGTTCGATTGGCTGTTCATGACCGGCCTTACAACTGCCAGGAACCGATGTCGGCATTCACACCATCGCCGTCAGGCTGACCGTCGGCGCCGAGGGAAAAGATGTCGATCTCGCCGTTGGCACCGGGATTGAGGTACTGATAAGGACGACCCCACGGGTCATTCGGCAGACGCTCCAGGTACGAGCGCCAGTTGGTATTCTTTGCATCGGCCGGCCGTTCCACCAGTACTTTCAGGCCCTGGCTCTGGCTCGGGTAAGTGCCGTGATCGAGGCGATACAGTTTCAGCGCCTGCATCAACCCGCCGATGTCCTGCTTCGCCGCCGTGGCCCGCGCCTGATCCGGCCGGTCGAGCACCTTGGGCACCACCATCGCCGCCAGAATCCCGAGAATCACCACGACCACCATGATCTCGATCAGCGTGAAACCCTGCTGCCCACGGGGCATCCGGCTCGGTCGATTGGGCTGTTTGAATTGCGCGATATCCATCTCGTCATTCCCTGGCTTGATTCGATTCGACGCGCAGTGTTGCAAGAAGATATGTCAGGGATGTTGAAAATCCTCGGGTGTTTTCGTCGTCAAGCCGTCAAGCACGGGCGTTAGCGTCAAGGGCTGCCCGACCGCCCGAGACCCCGATGCGCACCCCCTCCCCGCAAGCCGGATTCACCCTGATTGAAGTGCTCGTCGCGCTGGCGATCATCGCCGTCGCCATGTCCGCCGCCGTGCGCGTGGCGGGGTTGATGACGCAGAGCAGCGGGATATTGCGGGATCGTTCGATTGCGATGATTGCGGCGCAGAGTCGGATGGCTGAACTTCGGTTGGAAGGGAGATTGCCGATGGGGGTCAAGGCGATGGAGTGTGATCAAGGGAGGTTGTTGTTGCGGTGTGAGCAGGTGATTGGGGGGGCGGAGAATGGGCGGTTGTTGAAGGTTGGTGTGCAAGTTTTTGATCGCAGCCAGGAAGCGCCGCCGCTGGCTCGGCTGGAGACGTTGCTTAGCCGCCCCGAAAATCCATAGCCCGCCCGAAGCCTCGGACCATTAAAGACACCTGCTCCTACAAAAAACCTCTGTATTTCCCGTAATGCCAAAGCATCGCAGTCCCGCCGCATACAAAATAGCCGACATGAAATGGACGCGTGGCCCAGAACTTCAGGTCTTTGGGAAGGCGCTGAACGGCGTCGATCAGCAACGGTTCCTGCCGTTGGATACTCTTGGAGGTAATCAACCGGCTGACCTCTGCCATTCGAAGAGTTCTCCAGTGAAAACTCCCACCTGAAGAACGCCAGTCCGTAATCAGGTATAGCCACTCGTCAAAGTGGTTTTCCAGCGCTTCGAGTTTTGTATAAACGGCGTAGAAAATCATTGCGCAGTTGATGATGCCCAGCAGGATCAGCGCTCCAAAGGCCCAGGCAAATGCTGATTGGGTGATTTCCATTATTCGGAATACTCGTAGATTTTTTGTCCTGAAAACTCACCACAGTCAGTCATCTTTTTTCTGTCTCAACGGCACGCTACCGACTCGCTATAGCCCTTTTATAGAGGACCGCCTCTCAACGGCGCTTACTCGAACAGCCCTAGATATTCCGCCCAACCATACAAGGCCAGAATTCCCAGCAGAGAAAATGCATTCAATCGATATGGAATTTCGACCCACCGCCGCAAATTCAGCGGAAGACGCCGGACATCTTCGAGGGCGTTCGGATTATCCAGCAACAGGCGCGAAGGACGCTTGCGAAGCAAAGCAGTGATCAGATTGAGCCTGTACCTGCGCGCCCAAAAACCGGCACTTCCTTTCTGTGGGCAATTCTGGAGCAGATAACAATTTTCAAGGTGCGACTCGATTTCGGAAAGCTTGAAATACCCGACATAAATCATCACCAGAACGTTGGAAATGATCAGCACCAATAACCCAATGCCAGTGGCGGCGAACAGAAGTTTGATTTCAATCATTTGAGGTAGCTTCGTAAACGATCTCACCGAGGACATCGCCAATCTTAGATCCCGTATTACCTGCTACAGAAGCTGTCGCGCCGCTGATGACGAGGACGCAAATAACGCCGCCGATGCCTCGTGTTTTTAGTGCAACACCTGCGCAATACTCCATTGTGAGCGGTGCGGTATATGTGGTTGCCGCGACAGTTGTTCCAACGTTACCTGCCAGTTTGCTGCCTTCGATGAATTTAACCTTCTGGCATTCTTGATCAGTGCCGGTACGGCACACTTCGTTGATTCGTAGAGTTGCCGCCCCTGTTGCTAAACCAATTCCGACGTAACCTCCGATTTGCATGAACTTTGCCGCCCGCGCAAC from Pseudomonas allokribbensis encodes the following:
- the gspL gene encoding type II secretion system protein GspL, producing the protein MSQLRVSLPPLAELSLDSELDCAWLDRQGQVVRQERVRLGALPKQPLVCFLHPSDSLLASIDLPPLPANKTAAAVQCAAQALMLGDSAEMHIAHSARNESGQVQIAWVSRKDLQHLGQFGLNLKGLYPAAYSLPVMAGGVGCLHDEHLLLRHGSNAAQVQPMIDEAWLLETGLPAHWIGDGAPEAVQSTLADTQRNAGPLPNWGLHGGLQQPGTEHRGWGRALGCCALALAVWVIGLNLYAAREAGQGQQLKAQMAQRVKQAFPELPVILNPLQQARQQIAARQQGAVDAPGQDFTRLVSQAGSGMPSMAGTVQRLEFVDGALQLSLLPEARRSGNDKDWQGTLAQAGISISPNDDGWVLRPAGEATAATDNDDSSGAEDE
- the gspK gene encoding type II secretion system minor pseudopilin GspK; the encoded protein is MNSQSNQQGMAIISALLIAAVVAVIAAGMLTRQSVSTRALEAEQLRVQGRWVLHGGLEISRQLLWDARQRDPLTRLDQPWAQRLNTQGFEGRLEDEQGKFNLRNLVANERIDDAQVQAFERLCELIGVSSGLSRRISQRVIGSYPHLLNAQVVDKPVAKNTFDSGRATSPSASRQPQSPTLPMLRTLDDLRSVDGVNDAVLAKLAPYLTVIPATTWLNGNTATAPVLAAYVPGLSLERAQALINERDAGRWFINRGDFVNRLRLPQLEITSVKVGITSDWFRLRGQARRDQRRVSLDALLHRSEDRLPQVIWSRVGV
- the gspM gene encoding type II secretion system protein GspM, yielding MNSPSLAKYRAGWQRFNAQLQARWQPLALREKRMVGGMAALLLGLFVWVALVQPPLKKIAASQVETPKLRAQAEALEVLLRDVSVRPDGQNLEQSLQQTLQASGLGGHYQLAAASAGWQLTFDAAPADAVLDWLLSQPRNFSLQVVEARLQRADDAATDDTAGTLSGTVRMDQALGAKEAS
- the gspI gene encoding type II secretion system minor pseudopilin GspI; the protein is MRTPSPQAGFTLIEVLVALAIIAVAMSAAVRVAGLMTQSSGILRDRSIAMIAAQSRMAELRLEGRLPMGVKAMECDQGRLLLRCEQVIGGAENGRLLKVGVQVFDRSQEAPPLARLETLLSRPENP
- the gspD gene encoding type II secretion system secretin GspD, encoding MKGSGSKRMALPMLLMALSACSNTTPPNQPPLLVDSELGRPLANTQRSGDAVLDRERAQAQVRPAPKQLHNITERARSGGSARGTTLPANPLGDQPVTLNFVDADIQAVVRALSRSTGQQFLVDPRVKGNLTLVSEGQVPAHQAYDMLLAALRMQGFSVVDVGGVAQVVPEADAKLLGGPIYSADKPAGNGMLTRTFRLQYENAVNLIPVLRPIVSPNNPINAYPGNNTIVVTDYAENLTRVAQLIQTIDTPTAIDTDVVQIQNGIAADIAPMVADLLDAPGNDPTQKIAVIGDPRSNTIIIRAGSPERTELARNLIYKLDNAQSNPSNLHVVYLRNAQAGKLAQALRGLLTGESDSGTSDSARSVLSAMGSSTNSSGGQNGQSGTQTNGSTSTTNSGSTGGSYAQGSSATSGSGNAQSSEQNVAFSAGGVTIQADATTNTLLISAPEPLYRNLREVIDLLDQRRAQVVIESLIVEVGEDDASEFGVQWQTGNLAGNGVIGGANLGGSGINVNGKTSVDVLPKGLNLGYVNGTVDIPGIGKILDLKVLARALKSKGGTNVLSTPNLLTLDNEAASIFVGQTIPFVSGSYVTGGGGTSNNPFQTVTREEVGLKLNVRPQISEGGTVKLDIYQEVSSIDERASAASTSAGIVTSKRAIDTSILLDDGQIMVLGGLLQDGYSQSNDAVPWLSTIPGIGALFRNERRSITKTNLMVFLRPYIIRDSAAGRSITLNRYDFMRRAQGGLQPERSWAMPDMQAPQLPTAAQGVPATLPGTGPRATIKAVPLQ
- the gspG gene encoding type II secretion system major pseudopilin GspG; its protein translation is MDIAQFKQPNRPSRMPRGQQGFTLIEIMVVVVILGILAAMVVPKVLDRPDQARATAAKQDIGGLMQALKLYRLDHGTYPSQSQGLKVLVERPADAKNTNWRSYLERLPNDPWGRPYQYLNPGANGEIDIFSLGADGQPDGDGVNADIGSWQL